A genomic region of Leptolyngbya sp. NIES-2104 contains the following coding sequences:
- the coaBC gene encoding bifunctional phosphopantothenoylcysteine decarboxylase/phosphopantothenate--cysteine ligase CoaBC, with protein sequence MTKRVLIGISGGIAAYKVCNVVSALAKDGIEVKVILTDSAQEFVSPLTFATLSRNPAYVDRAFWEASNPRPLHIELAEWADLFMIAPLTANTLAKLAHGLADNLLTNTVLASVCPVLLAPAMNTDMWEQRSTQRNWKELLCDPRYHSADPGSGILACDRIGTGRMAEPEELLAQIRSLLHTNGKRDLTGKHVLISAGGTREHFDPVRFIGNPSTGKMGIAIAQAALHRGAQVTLVHAPIESHLLASLRNVRLVSVTSSAEMQQAMKEHFSVADYIVMSAAVGDVRSDLYSDSKLPKDQLPKSLELVSIPDIVAELSTLKKPHQVLIGFAAQTGDYVTPAIDKLKRKNLDAIVANPVDQPNSGFGSDTNQAVILDRSGRQFTIPPCSKLEMAHQLFDFFNL encoded by the coding sequence GTGACAAAACGAGTTCTGATCGGCATCAGTGGTGGGATTGCGGCTTATAAAGTGTGCAATGTCGTTTCTGCATTGGCAAAAGATGGGATTGAGGTCAAAGTCATTCTTACGGATTCTGCTCAAGAGTTTGTTTCACCGTTGACGTTTGCCACCTTGAGCCGAAATCCGGCTTATGTCGATCGCGCTTTTTGGGAAGCTTCTAATCCTCGCCCGCTGCATATCGAATTAGCAGAATGGGCGGATCTATTTATGATTGCTCCTCTAACTGCGAACACCTTAGCAAAATTGGCTCATGGTTTGGCGGACAACTTGCTGACCAATACCGTTCTCGCTTCAGTCTGTCCGGTGTTGTTAGCGCCTGCGATGAATACGGATATGTGGGAACAGCGATCGACGCAGCGCAACTGGAAAGAGTTACTGTGTGATCCGCGCTACCATTCGGCTGATCCGGGTTCTGGGATTCTTGCTTGCGATCGCATTGGAACCGGACGCATGGCAGAACCGGAAGAATTGTTAGCGCAAATTCGATCGCTCTTACACACGAATGGAAAGCGAGATTTAACTGGAAAGCACGTTTTAATTAGTGCAGGAGGAACCCGTGAACATTTTGATCCAGTGCGGTTTATCGGTAATCCTTCAACTGGAAAAATGGGAATTGCGATCGCGCAAGCTGCCTTACACCGAGGCGCACAAGTCACCCTGGTTCATGCTCCGATCGAGTCTCATCTTCTCGCGTCACTTCGCAATGTTCGTCTTGTTTCTGTGACTAGTTCCGCAGAGATGCAGCAAGCCATGAAAGAGCATTTTAGCGTTGCAGATTATATTGTAATGTCTGCTGCTGTTGGTGATGTTCGCTCTGATCTCTATAGTGATTCTAAACTTCCAAAAGATCAGTTACCAAAATCATTAGAGCTTGTTTCGATTCCTGATATCGTGGCTGAGTTATCAACGTTGAAAAAGCCGCATCAAGTCTTGATTGGATTTGCTGCACAAACCGGGGATTACGTCACACCCGCGATCGACAAATTGAAGCGAAAAAATTTAGACGCGATCGTTGCTAATCCTGTGGATCAACCGAATAGCGGATTTGGCAGCGATACGAATCAAGCGGTAATTCTTGATCGTTCTGGTCGTCAGTTCACCATTCCGCCTTGTTCTAAGTTAGAAATGGCACATCAACTCTTCGACTTTTTCAACCTTTAA
- a CDS encoding serine/threonine-protein kinase yields MTYCINPDCPHPQNPDGSEFCQTCNAKLIEKLRGRYRILQLLGQGGFGKTFLAVDEDRLGTRCVIKQFSPQLKGTKAIDKAVQLFEQEAVRLHELGEHPHIPALLAYFEQDQRLYLVQQFIEGSTLAQELAHSGAFNEQKIREVLVRLLPILKFVHDRHVIHRDITPANIIRRKLDGRLVLIDFGIAKVLTETNSVQPGTRIGTEGYAPIEQLRNGKAYPASDLYSLGATCLYLMTQVRPEELNDPLSGRWLWREHLELRGGGISQRIGEILDRMLRDLVSERYQTADEVMRDLRMALSTPAVSTSVKHSSNGNGKGAPLSMSFPLTEPPLESRPSKPRISAPPPPPSLPVSASRSPQKSSQARKCLHTLHGHTAWVISVAISPDRKTLVSGSLDDRILVWDLNTGDRLGTLTGHTKSVNALAFSLEGRLISCSDDDSIKMWRLPNGDLIRSLSGHLRDVNSVVFSPDGQFIISGSEDRTVCVWKSTTGELLQKFITPGMVRSVAISPNGQIVASGGLDNQIKLWNLVTGQQIRTLSGHQNSILSIAISPQGDRLISASKDKTIRIWQPNTGELLQTLTGHFDIVNAIAISPDGKTLISGSNDKTVKLWNLTTGELICSLNEHTHAVNAIAISSEGKLFASGSSDNTIKVWQLSV; encoded by the coding sequence ATGACGTACTGTATTAATCCTGATTGCCCTCACCCGCAGAATCCCGACGGTTCCGAATTTTGTCAGACCTGCAATGCGAAGCTGATTGAAAAACTCAGAGGACGATACCGAATTTTGCAACTTTTAGGACAAGGCGGATTTGGTAAAACGTTTTTAGCAGTTGATGAAGATCGTTTAGGAACTCGCTGTGTGATTAAGCAATTTTCCCCGCAGCTAAAAGGCACAAAAGCGATCGATAAAGCGGTTCAACTGTTTGAACAGGAAGCCGTTCGCCTGCACGAATTAGGGGAACATCCGCATATCCCAGCACTTTTAGCTTACTTTGAGCAGGATCAGCGACTGTATTTAGTTCAGCAATTTATCGAAGGGTCAACGCTGGCACAAGAATTAGCGCACTCAGGAGCATTCAACGAACAGAAGATTCGCGAAGTCTTAGTGCGACTGTTGCCCATTTTGAAATTTGTTCACGATCGTCATGTGATTCACCGCGATATTACACCTGCAAACATCATTCGCCGTAAGCTCGATGGGCGATTAGTGCTCATCGATTTTGGCATTGCGAAAGTTTTAACGGAGACGAATTCAGTTCAGCCTGGAACTCGGATCGGCACAGAGGGATATGCCCCGATCGAGCAATTACGCAACGGTAAAGCCTATCCAGCGAGTGATTTATACAGTTTGGGTGCGACTTGTTTGTATCTGATGACGCAGGTTCGACCAGAAGAATTAAATGATCCGCTGTCGGGTCGCTGGCTCTGGCGTGAACATTTAGAGCTTCGAGGCGGCGGCATAAGTCAACGGATTGGAGAGATTCTCGATCGCATGTTAAGAGATCTCGTTAGCGAACGTTACCAAACCGCTGATGAAGTCATGCGCGATTTGAGAATGGCACTTTCGACCCCAGCAGTCAGCACTTCTGTTAAACACTCTAGTAATGGCAATGGAAAAGGCGCACCGTTATCAATGTCATTTCCGCTAACTGAGCCACCGTTAGAATCGCGCCCCTCGAAGCCGAGAATTTCTGCGCCCCCTCCTCCCCCTTCTTTACCCGTGAGTGCTTCTCGATCGCCGCAAAAAAGTTCTCAAGCTCGAAAATGCCTCCATACCTTACACGGTCATACGGCTTGGGTGATTTCAGTCGCAATCAGTCCCGATCGCAAAACTTTAGTCAGCGGCAGTTTAGACGACCGTATTTTGGTCTGGGATTTGAACACGGGCGATCGTCTAGGAACCCTGACCGGGCACACAAAATCGGTCAATGCACTCGCATTTAGTCTAGAAGGACGGCTCATTAGTTGCAGCGATGATGATTCGATAAAAATGTGGCGTTTACCGAATGGAGATTTAATTCGATCGCTTTCTGGTCACTTGCGCGATGTGAATTCGGTTGTGTTTAGCCCAGATGGTCAGTTCATCATTAGCGGTAGCGAGGATCGTACCGTTTGTGTGTGGAAATCGACAACTGGAGAGCTTTTACAGAAATTTATCACTCCTGGAATGGTGCGATCAGTTGCCATCAGTCCGAATGGGCAAATCGTCGCGAGTGGTGGACTCGATAATCAAATCAAGCTCTGGAATCTGGTGACAGGTCAACAAATCCGGACATTGAGCGGGCATCAGAATTCGATTTTGTCGATCGCGATTAGTCCTCAAGGCGATCGGTTAATCAGCGCAAGTAAAGATAAAACGATCCGAATTTGGCAACCAAATACCGGCGAATTGCTGCAAACCTTGACCGGACATTTTGATATTGTGAACGCGATCGCGATCAGTCCTGACGGCAAAACCTTGATCAGTGGAAGTAACGACAAAACCGTCAAGCTTTGGAATCTCACAACAGGCGAGTTGATTTGTAGCTTGAATGAGCATACTCATGCGGTGAATGCGATCGCCATTAGTTCAGAGGGCAAGCTGTTTGCGAGTGGTAGCTCAGACAACACGATCAAAGTGTGGCAACTGTCTGTCTAA
- a CDS encoding MoaD/ThiS family protein has translation MSDSITVTVKLFAAYQDAYGSPELALELPAGITVAQVCDRLLHDRPQLAPLREVTQFGVNLEFVSPDTIVQNGDEIVLIPPVSGG, from the coding sequence ATGTCTGACTCGATTACCGTGACCGTGAAACTGTTTGCGGCATATCAAGATGCGTATGGTTCGCCAGAACTGGCTTTGGAGTTGCCAGCGGGCATCACTGTTGCTCAAGTGTGCGATCGTCTTTTACACGATCGTCCCCAACTCGCACCGCTCCGGGAAGTTACTCAATTTGGCGTAAATTTAGAATTTGTTTCCCCCGATACGATCGTTCAAAACGGCGATGAAATCGTGCTAATCCCCCCGGTGAGCGGAGGTTAG
- the thrC gene encoding threonine synthase — MTATYTRTSQSAFEALQCKECGAEYEPKATHVCELCFGPLEVKYDYDWLRKTVTRETIQAGPNSIWRYRPFLPVATDNVIDVGTGMTPLLQANRLARRLGLKKLYIKNDAVNMPTLSFKDRVVSVALSRARELGFTTVSCASTGNLANSTAAIAAHAGLDCCVFIPSDLEAGKVLGTLIYGPTVMAVHGNYDQVNRLCSEVANTHGWGFVNINLRPYYSEGSKTLGYEVIEQLGWQLPDHIVAPLASGSLFTKIYKGFKEFVEVGLVDEKAVRFSGAQAEGCSPIAKAFQEGRDFISPVKPNTIAKSIAIGNPADGVYAVDIARKTNGNIESVNDAEIVDGIKLLAETEGIFTETAGGTTIAVLKKLVEAGKIDPEETTVVYITGNGLKTQEAVQGYIGEPFTIEPKLDSFERALERSRTLDRLEWQQVLV, encoded by the coding sequence ATGACCGCCACCTACACAAGAACCAGCCAATCTGCTTTTGAAGCGCTCCAGTGTAAAGAGTGTGGAGCAGAGTACGAACCGAAAGCCACTCACGTCTGTGAATTGTGCTTTGGTCCGTTAGAAGTGAAATACGACTACGACTGGCTCCGCAAAACGGTCACACGCGAAACGATTCAAGCAGGTCCGAATTCGATTTGGCGGTATCGTCCGTTCCTGCCCGTCGCAACCGACAATGTGATCGATGTGGGCACCGGAATGACTCCTTTGTTGCAGGCGAATCGTTTGGCGCGTCGTTTGGGGCTGAAAAAGCTCTACATCAAAAACGATGCTGTGAATATGCCAACTCTGAGCTTTAAGGATCGGGTAGTTTCAGTCGCACTGAGCCGCGCTCGTGAATTAGGCTTTACCACGGTTTCTTGTGCCAGTACCGGAAACTTAGCGAACTCGACCGCAGCGATCGCGGCTCATGCAGGTCTCGATTGTTGTGTGTTCATTCCGTCTGATCTTGAAGCTGGAAAAGTGCTCGGAACGCTAATTTACGGTCCGACGGTGATGGCTGTTCACGGCAACTACGACCAAGTGAATCGCCTCTGTTCTGAGGTGGCAAACACTCACGGCTGGGGCTTTGTCAATATCAATCTGCGCCCGTACTACTCTGAAGGCTCGAAAACTTTGGGCTACGAAGTGATCGAACAACTCGGCTGGCAACTTCCGGATCACATTGTGGCTCCATTAGCATCGGGTTCACTGTTCACCAAAATCTACAAAGGCTTCAAAGAATTCGTTGAGGTTGGATTGGTCGATGAAAAAGCAGTCCGATTCAGTGGCGCACAAGCGGAAGGATGCTCTCCGATCGCGAAAGCGTTCCAAGAAGGACGTGACTTTATCTCACCTGTGAAACCGAACACGATCGCAAAATCGATCGCGATCGGCAATCCTGCTGATGGGGTGTACGCGGTGGATATCGCCCGCAAGACCAACGGCAACATCGAATCGGTGAACGATGCCGAAATCGTTGATGGCATCAAGCTGCTGGCTGAAACCGAAGGAATCTTTACCGAAACCGCAGGCGGAACGACGATCGCAGTTCTGAAAAAATTGGTTGAAGCAGGCAAGATTGACCCCGAAGAAACCACGGTGGTTTATATCACTGGAAATGGGTTGAAGACTCAGGAAGCGGTTCAAGGTTACATTGGCGAACCGTTCACGATCGAGCCGAAACTCGACAGCTTCGAGCGGGCACTGGAAAGATCCAGAACGCTCGATCGCTTAGAGTGGCAGCAAGTTTTGGTTTAA
- a CDS encoding MoaD/ThiS family protein, whose protein sequence is MSVKVLIPTPLQKLTNDQATVECNGETISALLESLETNCPGIKARLCDEQGKLRRFVNFYVNSEDIRFLDNENTALKDGDEVSIIPAIAGG, encoded by the coding sequence ATGTCTGTTAAAGTTCTAATTCCAACTCCATTGCAAAAGCTCACCAACGACCAAGCAACGGTCGAATGCAATGGTGAAACCATCAGTGCATTGTTAGAGTCGCTTGAAACGAATTGTCCGGGCATCAAAGCGCGTCTTTGTGATGAACAAGGAAAGCTTCGCCGCTTCGTGAATTTCTATGTGAACAGCGAAGATATTCGGTTTCTCGACAATGAGAATACAGCGCTAAAAGATGGTGACGAAGTGAGTATCATTCCTGCGATCGCGGGGGGTTGA
- a CDS encoding tetratricopeptide repeat protein encodes MKEIEVLLEALKNPDEDVRSDATQALWQIWFNQKGVAGLQTLQRAQVLLESGEAPQAEAVLSELIEKLPDFAEAWNRRAVLYFVQQQYRKAIADCQKVIELNPIHFGALHGLGLSYAALGEYRDAIAAFRQALEIQPYAIENQRLILECTAKLS; translated from the coding sequence ATGAAAGAAATCGAAGTTCTGCTTGAAGCGCTAAAAAATCCGGATGAAGATGTCCGATCTGATGCAACTCAAGCCTTATGGCAAATTTGGTTTAATCAAAAAGGCGTAGCGGGGTTGCAAACTCTACAGAGAGCACAGGTACTTTTAGAATCTGGCGAAGCACCTCAAGCAGAAGCAGTCTTATCCGAACTGATTGAGAAATTACCTGATTTTGCCGAAGCTTGGAATCGACGCGCTGTTTTGTATTTTGTGCAGCAACAATACCGAAAAGCGATCGCGGATTGTCAAAAAGTGATCGAGCTAAATCCAATTCACTTCGGAGCGTTACACGGCTTGGGATTGTCTTACGCGGCATTAGGTGAATATCGAGATGCGATCGCAGCATTTCGGCAAGCTTTGGAAATTCAGCCTTATGCGATCGAAAATCAGCGATTGATTTTGGAATGTACGGCGAAACTGAGTTGA
- a CDS encoding ABC transporter permease yields the protein MQLLIREFDISSSRSIRRFWRSTSGKIGLMLTVGLIAIALLAPILIPYELGRNLDVISRLQPPSAIHLLGTDGLGRDLLASILHGIRTSLIISLGSVGIGATIGLILGLIAGYFRGLIDTLVRWYTDILLAFPSILLAIVILTIATNPQLRVSFAGITLFAIRLNSLQTVMLAVGIVQIPIFIRLTRSLVLSLREQDYILAAKAIGATAPQIIVKHILPGSLAPIIVQASLSLGTATLEAAGLGFLGLGAQPPTLELGTMLADAFRGGYFLTSPWTTLFPGFAITLIVLAFNLLGDGLRDGFDPRSQ from the coding sequence ATGCAATTATTGATCCGAGAATTCGATATCAGTAGTTCACGTTCAATTCGTCGATTTTGGCGATCGACATCCGGCAAAATCGGATTGATGCTGACGGTTGGATTGATTGCGATCGCGCTTCTAGCTCCGATTCTGATCCCGTATGAACTTGGACGCAATCTTGATGTGATTTCCAGATTGCAGCCCCCCAGCGCGATTCATCTACTCGGTACGGATGGATTAGGACGTGATTTGCTTGCATCGATTTTGCATGGCATTCGGACATCTTTGATCATTAGCTTAGGATCAGTTGGAATCGGAGCTACGATCGGTCTCATTCTTGGATTAATTGCAGGTTATTTTCGCGGGTTGATTGATACGCTGGTTCGCTGGTACACAGATATTTTGCTGGCGTTTCCGTCGATTCTACTCGCGATCGTGATTCTCACCATTGCGACCAATCCCCAATTGAGAGTGAGCTTTGCCGGAATCACGCTCTTCGCCATTCGCCTCAACAGTCTACAGACCGTAATGCTGGCAGTCGGTATTGTGCAAATTCCGATTTTTATTCGCCTTACTCGCAGTCTGGTGTTATCGCTTCGTGAACAAGATTACATCCTGGCTGCTAAAGCGATCGGAGCTACCGCCCCGCAAATTATTGTCAAACACATTCTACCGGGAAGCTTAGCGCCGATCATTGTTCAAGCCTCTTTATCATTGGGAACTGCAACGCTCGAAGCCGCTGGACTTGGATTTTTAGGACTGGGAGCACAACCGCCCACCCTAGAACTGGGAACGATGTTAGCAGATGCGTTTCGAGGTGGATATTTTCTGACCTCCCCTTGGACAACACTCTTTCCAGGATTCGCGATTACACTCATCGTGCTGGCATTTAACTTATTAGGAGATGGACTGCGCGACGGGTTTGATCCGCGATCGCAATAG
- a CDS encoding ABC transporter permease encodes MSRYILRRLLGLIPVLFGITLAVFLLLRSIPGDPAIVLAGERATPEQIAALRTQLGLDRPWYIQYFAFLGNLLQLNLGNSILSGIPVFDEIRTRWAATFELSIAATLVAIILGVPAGIIAAVQKNRWQDQVTIAGSLVGVSLPVYWLGLLLIYLFSVTLKVLPPSGRINFGFDFQPITGFYVLDTLLKFNIPAFFDVIAHLILPALTLGTIPLAIMARITRSAMLEVLSQDYIRTAKAKGLSDRVVILRHALKNALLPINTTIGLQFGTLLSGAVLTETIFSWAGIGSWIYEGILARDYPVVQGGVVFVAIVFVLINLLVDLSYAIIDPRIRYQ; translated from the coding sequence ATGTCGCGATACATTCTGAGACGGCTTTTGGGGCTAATTCCCGTTTTATTTGGCATTACATTAGCGGTATTTCTATTGCTGCGATCGATTCCGGGTGATCCGGCGATCGTGCTTGCCGGAGAACGCGCCACCCCCGAACAAATTGCAGCACTGCGGACTCAACTCGGACTCGATCGCCCTTGGTATATTCAATACTTTGCGTTTCTCGGCAATCTATTGCAGTTGAACTTAGGTAATAGTATCTTGAGCGGAATTCCAGTCTTTGATGAGATACGGACGCGTTGGGCGGCAACGTTTGAACTGTCGATCGCTGCAACTCTGGTGGCAATCATTCTTGGAGTTCCAGCAGGCATCATTGCAGCAGTGCAGAAAAATCGCTGGCAGGATCAAGTGACGATCGCAGGTTCATTAGTCGGGGTTTCGCTTCCGGTGTATTGGTTGGGATTGTTATTGATCTATCTATTCTCAGTGACGCTAAAAGTTTTGCCGCCGAGTGGTCGCATTAATTTTGGATTTGATTTTCAGCCTATTACAGGGTTTTATGTCTTAGATACGTTGTTAAAATTCAACATTCCAGCGTTCTTTGATGTGATTGCACATTTGATTCTTCCAGCATTGACATTAGGAACGATTCCATTAGCGATCATGGCTAGAATTACTCGCAGTGCCATGTTAGAAGTGCTGTCTCAAGACTATATCCGAACTGCAAAGGCAAAAGGATTGTCCGATCGCGTAGTGATTTTGCGTCATGCGCTGAAGAATGCACTATTGCCGATTAATACAACGATCGGACTTCAGTTTGGCACCTTATTAAGTGGTGCAGTGTTAACCGAAACAATCTTCTCTTGGGCGGGAATCGGATCTTGGATTTACGAGGGCATTTTGGCGCGGGATTATCCGGTCGTGCAAGGTGGCGTAGTTTTCGTAGCGATCGTATTTGTCTTAATTAATCTATTAGTAGATCTATCGTATGCAATTATTGATCCGAGAATTCGATATCAGTAG
- the sat gene encoding sulfate adenylyltransferase, which yields MSHSDGIAPHGGQLINRIVTGTQREEFLSKADFLPRVQLDERAVSDLQLIAIGGFSPLTGFMGQADYDRVVEEMHLANGLPWSIPITLSVTEEVAAPLQEGNLVRLDDPTGRYIGVLQLTEKYTYDKNREAVKVYRTDEEKHPGVAVVYRQGNVNLAGDVWLFDRDPHPLFPAYQIDPALSREAFQAKGWKTVVGFQTRNPIHRAHEYIIKCALETVDGLFLHPLVGATKEDDISADIRMRCYEIMLEHYFPNDRVILAINPAAMRYAGPREAIFHALIRKNYGCTHFIVGRDHAGVGDYYGTYDAQYIFDEFDPGELGIQPLKFEHAFYCKRTQGMATTKTSPSTPAERIHLSGTKVREMLRRGELPPPEFSRPEVAAELAKAMKA from the coding sequence ATGAGTCATTCTGACGGCATTGCACCCCACGGCGGACAACTGATCAATCGGATTGTTACAGGTACTCAGCGCGAAGAATTCCTTTCTAAAGCCGATTTTCTGCCTCGTGTTCAGCTTGATGAACGAGCAGTCTCGGACTTGCAACTAATCGCGATCGGTGGATTTAGCCCGCTCACCGGATTTATGGGTCAAGCCGATTACGATCGCGTCGTGGAAGAAATGCACTTGGCGAATGGCTTACCGTGGTCGATTCCGATTACTTTGTCTGTGACCGAGGAAGTAGCTGCCCCGCTGCAAGAAGGTAATCTGGTGCGGTTGGATGATCCGACTGGGCGGTATATCGGGGTGCTGCAACTGACAGAGAAGTACACTTACGACAAAAACCGCGAAGCTGTGAAGGTCTATCGCACCGATGAAGAAAAGCATCCGGGTGTCGCGGTGGTGTACCGTCAAGGGAATGTCAATTTAGCGGGCGATGTGTGGTTGTTCGATCGTGATCCGCACCCGTTGTTTCCGGCGTATCAGATTGATCCGGCGCTTTCTCGTGAAGCCTTCCAAGCAAAAGGATGGAAAACGGTGGTCGGATTTCAAACCCGCAACCCCATTCACCGAGCACATGAGTACATTATTAAATGTGCATTAGAAACGGTGGATGGATTGTTCCTGCATCCCTTAGTGGGCGCGACGAAAGAAGATGACATCTCAGCAGACATTCGGATGCGCTGTTATGAAATTATGTTGGAGCATTATTTCCCGAACGATCGTGTAATTCTTGCAATCAATCCCGCAGCGATGCGATATGCCGGACCGCGTGAAGCAATTTTCCATGCGTTGATTCGGAAAAACTACGGCTGTACGCATTTCATTGTGGGACGCGATCATGCGGGAGTGGGTGATTACTATGGCACGTATGATGCTCAGTACATTTTCGATGAGTTTGATCCCGGTGAGTTGGGTATTCAGCCGTTGAAGTTTGAACATGCTTTCTACTGCAAGCGGACACAAGGAATGGCGACGACGAAAACCAGTCCGAGTACGCCTGCCGAGCGGATTCACTTATCAGGAACAAAGGTAAGAGAAATGCTGCGTCGTGGAGAGTTACCGCCGCCGGAGTTTTCTCGCCCCGAAGTCGCAGCAGAATTGGCGAAAGCGATGAAAGCTTGA
- a CDS encoding DUF4234 domain-containing protein, with translation MPSLGKPRPLWKVILLSALTGSLYYGYYKWVIQDELRAYNGKGWSGALSLTPFVLGVALPQVLAALDPDVPDGFRWFSILGIIWIYIVQFRLYRDVNELYDRTNQKKPLIVWWLFIPGLNLIVGLRQIHFLAQYWAQQQGETVRDPIAEPIPFLSGNI, from the coding sequence ATGCCATCCCTCGGAAAACCTCGCCCACTTTGGAAAGTGATTCTCCTTTCTGCTTTGACTGGCTCACTCTACTACGGCTATTACAAATGGGTGATTCAAGATGAGCTACGCGCTTACAACGGTAAAGGATGGTCAGGCGCACTTTCTCTCACGCCATTTGTTCTTGGGGTTGCCTTGCCGCAAGTCTTAGCAGCACTTGATCCAGATGTTCCAGATGGGTTTCGGTGGTTCTCGATTCTAGGCATTATTTGGATTTATATTGTGCAATTTCGGCTGTATCGGGATGTGAACGAATTATACGATCGAACCAATCAAAAGAAACCGCTCATCGTCTGGTGGCTGTTCATTCCCGGACTTAATCTAATTGTGGGACTGCGGCAAATTCATTTTCTAGCTCAATATTGGGCACAGCAACAAGGCGAAACGGTGAGAGATCCCATTGCTGAACCGATCCCGTTTTTATCGGGAAACATCTAG
- a CDS encoding helix-turn-helix domain-containing protein: MSSMGLVRLKIRELAKERGWTLKEVSNRSGVNYSTIKTYAASAGMAMADISAVIRLTRVFEVSIEDLVEVIEE; this comes from the coding sequence ATGTCAAGCATGGGTTTGGTGCGCTTAAAAATTCGTGAATTAGCAAAAGAACGAGGATGGACACTCAAAGAAGTCTCTAATCGTTCGGGGGTGAATTACAGCACAATTAAAACTTACGCGGCTTCTGCTGGGATGGCGATGGCGGATATTTCTGCGGTAATTAGGCTGACACGGGTGTTTGAAGTGTCGATCGAAGATTTAGTTGAAGTAATTGAGGAATAG
- a CDS encoding tetratricopeptide repeat protein — MSVLDDLYNAFESEPLPTPANSTQQLCGSYVKYLMWTQAERNCQVLKIQAWLEEHQTSASRARLLFEQATLLAASGEHENAIAIYNKALQFKSGQCHDFYYSRAFSFDKLGRYEEAIASYDEALQLKSDWVEAWFNRGLLLNELGRYEEAIASYDKALQFSPDFQDAWHNREHALRNLGIQN; from the coding sequence ATGAGTGTTCTAGATGATCTTTACAACGCCTTTGAGTCAGAGCCTTTACCAACACCTGCCAACTCTACACAGCAGCTATGTGGTAGTTACGTTAAATACCTTATGTGGACACAGGCAGAGCGGAATTGCCAGGTTTTAAAGATTCAGGCTTGGCTAGAGGAGCATCAAACTTCTGCAAGCAGAGCAAGATTATTGTTTGAGCAAGCTACGCTTCTTGCTGCTTCCGGTGAGCACGAAAATGCGATCGCTATCTATAACAAAGCTCTTCAATTCAAATCAGGTCAATGTCATGACTTCTACTACAGTCGTGCCTTTTCATTCGATAAATTAGGGCGCTATGAAGAAGCGATCGCAAGCTATGACGAAGCTCTTCAACTCAAATCAGATTGGGTCGAAGCTTGGTTCAATCGCGGGCTTTTGCTGAACGAATTAGGACGCTATGAAGAAGCGATCGCAAGCTATGACAAAGCCCTTCAATTCTCACCGGATTTCCAGGACGCTTGGCATAATCGTGAGCATGCACTCAGAAATTTAGGAATCCAGAATTAG
- a CDS encoding HNH endonuclease, with protein sequence MDHIQPRSLSGSDDLDNLAFACRRCNERRYNFTTGIDPEIKQEVALFNPRQQKWADHFAWSSDGLRIQGVTPTGRATCDRLDMNDDRHANGFIQTSRQFWRQIGIHPPQ encoded by the coding sequence GTGGATCATATTCAACCGCGATCGCTGAGTGGCTCAGACGATTTGGATAACTTGGCATTTGCGTGTCGTCGCTGCAATGAGCGTCGGTACAATTTCACGACTGGAATTGATCCGGAGATAAAACAGGAAGTCGCTTTGTTCAATCCTCGACAGCAGAAATGGGCAGACCATTTTGCTTGGTCATCAGACGGTTTGAGAATTCAGGGCGTAACGCCAACAGGTCGAGCGACTTGCGATCGTTTAGATATGAATGATGACCGTCATGCAAATGGTTTTATTCAAACATCGCGCCAGTTTTGGAGACAAATCGGAATTCATCCGCCTCAATAG